The region GATTCAGAGAAGATTTGTATTTCAGATTGAAGGCAGTATCGCTTAATATACCGCCTCTTCGAAAGAGAAGACCGGATATTGAAGAGCTTGCTAAACATTTTGCAAAAGTTTATTGCATCAATAACAAGATTGATATTCCTGATTTTACAAACGGTGCATTGGAAATATTAAAAAATTATTCATGGCCCGGTAATATTCGTGAGTTAAAAAATACAATCGAAACCTCAATAGCGCTTAACCGTAGTAAAACAATTACAGAAGAAATGTTATCAGATCTGACATCAGAATTTGTTGATTATAATGAACAAAGAAATCTTCCTGTATTCTTAAAAAAATCTCCCGAAGATGTTGATAGAGAATTAATGTATCGTGCTTTATTTGAGATTAAGAAAGATATTCTGGAATTGAAAGATCTGATTGTTCATCGTTTTAATGTAGAAGATTACAAAAAAGATTCTGATGGCGAGGATGTGCTTTCTATCAGAGAACTTGAAAAGGATGCAATTATAAAAGCATTAGACAGAACTAAAGGAAGCAAACGGAAAGCTGCCCGGCTTCTTAACATCAGTGAAAGAACTTTATACAGAAAACTTAAAGAATATGATATTAACGAAGCGTAAAAAAAGTGTGGGCTTGTTTTACACAGTTTATCCGCTCTTGTTTGTAGTGATAATTGGGATTAATTTTACTGGGTGCTGTGTTTATTCTTTTACCGGTGCCTCAGTTCCGGAGCATTTAAAATCTATTGCAATACCAATTGCAGATGATAGAAGCGGTTCTGGTGAACAAGGACTTAGAGAAAGCTTAACACAAAGCTTAATACAGAAGTTTATTGATGATAATACTTTACAGGTTGCTGAAAGAACATCTGCTAATGCATTATTAGAATGTTCAATTGTTTCGCTTGGTTATGCTCCTGCTATTGTTTCTGCCGGTGAAAGTATTGCTACAATGAGAGTTACTATCGGTGTAAAAGTTATTTATCGTGATCTTGTTAAACGTACGACTATATTTGATAAAACATTTACAAAATATAGCGATTATCCTGCAAGCGGCGGAATTAACGAAAGAAAAGAAGCACTTGAAAAAGCAATTGACCTTATTAGCGAAGATATTTTATTAGATACAGTTTCAGGCTGGTAAAAAAGGAATTATAATAAAATGGATCAAATAGTATTAATCGGTTATTTCCTTTCACTAACTATACTTTTTGTTTTTGGTCTTCACGGTTTTGTAATGATTTTCTATCACTACAAATACGGGCACAAAACTCCGGTGCCGAAAGATAAATTAACTGAAGATTCAATGGTTACAATTCAATTGCCATTGTATAACGAAATGTATGTGGTTGAAAGATTAATTAACTCTGTTTGTCAGATTGATTATCCAAAAGATAAAATGGAAATTCAAGTCCTTGATGATTCAAATGATGAAACAACTTCGATTGTTGCAAAAGCAGTTGAAGAAAAGAAAAAAGAGGGATTTGATATTTCGCATATAAGAAGGGGATCAAGAGAAGGGTTTAAAGCAGGTGCACTTAAAGAAGGAATGAAAATAGCTAAAGGGGAGTATATCGCAATATTTGATGCAGATTTCATTCCACAAAAAGAATTTCTAAAGAAAACTCTTTCTTATTTTACTGATGATAAAGTCGGAATGGTTCAAACAAGATGGGAGCATTTGAACGGTGACTATTCCATAATCACAAAAGCTCAGGCTCTTGCTCTTGATGGACATTTTGTAATTGAACAAAATGTAAGAAACAAGTCAGGATTTTTTATAAACTTTAACGGTACCGGCGGTGTATGGAGAAAAAAATGTATTGAGGAAGCCGGTAACTGGCATGCTGATACTTTAACCGAAGACCTTGATCTTAGTTATCGTGCACAATTAATTGGATGGCGTTTTGTTTTTCTCAAGGACTTTACTTCGCCTGCTGAACTTCCTGCAGAAATAAATGCATTAAAGAATCAGCAATTCCGATGGACAAAAGGTGCTGTCGAAACCGCAAAAAAAATACTTCCACTTGTATGGAAATCAAAAATACCTTTACGGGTTAAGCTTCAATCAACTTTTCATTTAACTAATAATCTTGTGTTTCCATTTATTCTTCTGGCTGCAATCTTAAATGTTCCGCTTATATTTATAAAGAACAGCGGTTCACATGAGGCTTACTTTGCAATTATGTCATTATTTGTGATGGCTTCTGTCAGCTCATTTATGTTTTATCTATACTCACAAAAAGAAATCAGAACGGATTGGAGAAAGAAGATTGTACTATTTCCGCTGTTTCTTGCTGGCAGCATGGGGCTTGCTGTTAATAACTCCCGAGCAGTTTTTGAAGGATTGATGAACCGAAAAAGTGAATTTGTAAGAACCCCAAAGTTTAAACAGGAAAGCGATAAAGATTCCTTTGCCGGGAACAAGTATTTGAGTAAAAAAATCGGTTTTTCAGTTTATGTCGAAACTATATTAGCTGTTTATTGTCTGATTGGACTTTTTTCATCAATTTATTTCTTAGAGTTAGCATCCATTCCTTTTCAGATTTTATTCTTTTTAGGATTTGCGTTTATGTCTTATACATCAATTAAACACACTTTATCGACGAAATAAATAAAATGAGCAGTAATTCATACGATGTATTTAATCAGAAGGTTAGTTTAATATACGAGTATGACAACAAATCACCTTTGTTTGCTCGTGTAGCTGATATAGAATTGGAAAAAAACAATATTGATGAAGCAATACAGATATTAACTGAGGGCTTAACACATCATCCCGGTTTTTCTGTCGCATACTTTCTTCTTGGCAAAGCACATACTCTTAAAGGCAATTACGGACAGGCACTAAAATATGTTAAAAAGGGAAGTGAACTTATTCACTCATCAAAGTCTTTTGATTATTATCTTAGGGAAATTGATGCAATAAAAAAACAGAGACAATTATTTAATGTATCACGCTGGGCTGATACTGCAAATGAAAACTTTTATAACCAGCCTTCGACAGTATCAAATCATACCGAAGAGAAAAAGAGCTCAGAATCTATTGAGGAAACACTAAACAAACTTACTGCGGAAATTGATGGCGCATCAGCTCAGATTAAGGAAGCAAAAAAACAAATATCTGCCACTCGTTCAAAAGATTATTCTAAGAATGATCTAATCATTTCAGAAACTCTGGCTAAGATTTATGTAACTCAGGGAGAGTTCAAAGAAGCAATTACTGTTTATAAAAAATTAAAAGTCAAAAGTCCTGATAAAGAAGCTTACTTTGACTCAAAGATTTCAGAGCTTAACGCAAAACTTAGTAATTAGTTAATTCTATTTTACTGCATCTGTTTTTATTACCTTTGTATAATGATTGATACATCAAAAAAACTGGTTTTACCCAAAAAATTTTATATTCGGTCTGTTCTTGCAGTGGCAAAGGACTTGCTTGGTAAACTGCTGATAAAAACTGAAGGTAAAAAATTGTTGGCTGGTCGGATTGTAGAAGTGGAAGCTTATGATGGAAATATTGATCAGGCTTCACATTCGTTTATAGGTAAAACAAAACGCAATGAAGTTATGTTTAATACCGGTGGTTGTTTGTATGTTTATTTTACTTATGGTGCACACTTTTGCAGTAATGTTGTTACAGGAAAAAAAGGCTACGGTAGCGCTGTTCTTATTCGTGCTGTTGAGCCATTAGCGGGAATTGACTATATGATTATTAACAGATTTAACAGAGAATTAAAATCAGAAAAGGAATTGTATAATCTTACAAGCGGACCAGGCAAAGTTTGCAAAGCATTTGGATTTGACAGCTCGTATTCAGGTATGGATTTAACTAATAGTTCAGTTTATTTATTAGATCAGCCTAAATTAAATCAGAAGAAAATTGGTATTTCAAAAAGAATAGGAATAACCCGCTCTGTTGATTTTCCCTGGCGGTTTTTTGAAATAGGAAATCCTTATTTATCAAGATGAATAGAAGTCCTGAAAATATTTTGATTGTTAGAACAGATCGAATTGGTGATCTTGTTTTAACTTTACCTTTAGCAGGATTGATAAAAGATAAGTATCCTAATGCAAGAGTATGTTTCCTTGTCCGTGATTACACAAAGAGTTTAGTTGAAAATCATCCTTTTATTGATGAAGTGATTGTTCTTAAACAAAGTAGAAATAATGTAGTCTTTTTCGAAAACTTAAATCTTATAAAATCAAAAAAGTTTGATACTTGTATTGTTGTTTATCCGGTTTTTTTAATTGCTTTGATTTTATTTTTTAGTGGAATTAAATCCAGAATTGGAACCGGCTATAGATGGTATTCGTTTTTGTTTAATAAAAAAATGTATGAACACAGAAAAAATGCTGAACATCATGAGCTTGAGTATAATGTTAATCTTCTTAATAAAATTAATATTAAAAATAATGTTGATGAAAAAAACGTAAGATATGATCTTAATGTTGATAAAAGTTCTTTAAATGCTGTAGAAAAAATTTTATCTGATAGTCAAATTGAATTATCTAAAACGTTTATAGTTGTACATCCAGGAAGCGGCGGAAGTTCATTGGATCTTCCTTCAATCAAATTTGCTCAGCTTGTCAAACTTTTAACAGAAGACGGGCAGCAAATTCTTATAACCGGGACTAAAGAAGAGAAAACACTTTGTGAAGCAGTAAAAGCTGATTCAATAGCAGTTAACCTTGCTGGCTTATTTAATCTTGAAGAATTAACTGCATTGATAAGTTTATCATTTATGTTTATTTCAAACTCAACAGGACCGATACATATTGCTGCGGCTTT is a window of Ignavibacterium sp. DNA encoding:
- a CDS encoding glycosyltransferase codes for the protein MDQIVLIGYFLSLTILFVFGLHGFVMIFYHYKYGHKTPVPKDKLTEDSMVTIQLPLYNEMYVVERLINSVCQIDYPKDKMEIQVLDDSNDETTSIVAKAVEEKKKEGFDISHIRRGSREGFKAGALKEGMKIAKGEYIAIFDADFIPQKEFLKKTLSYFTDDKVGMVQTRWEHLNGDYSIITKAQALALDGHFVIEQNVRNKSGFFINFNGTGGVWRKKCIEEAGNWHADTLTEDLDLSYRAQLIGWRFVFLKDFTSPAELPAEINALKNQQFRWTKGAVETAKKILPLVWKSKIPLRVKLQSTFHLTNNLVFPFILLAAILNVPLIFIKNSGSHEAYFAIMSLFVMASVSSFMFYLYSQKEIRTDWRKKIVLFPLFLAGSMGLAVNNSRAVFEGLMNRKSEFVRTPKFKQESDKDSFAGNKYLSKKIGFSVYVETILAVYCLIGLFSSIYFLELASIPFQILFFLGFAFMSYTSIKHTLSTK
- the lptE gene encoding LPS assembly lipoprotein LptE, with the translated sequence MFYTVYPLLFVVIIGINFTGCCVYSFTGASVPEHLKSIAIPIADDRSGSGEQGLRESLTQSLIQKFIDDNTLQVAERTSANALLECSIVSLGYAPAIVSAGESIATMRVTIGVKVIYRDLVKRTTIFDKTFTKYSDYPASGGINERKEALEKAIDLISEDILLDTVSGW
- a CDS encoding DNA-3-methyladenine glycosylase produces the protein MIDTSKKLVLPKKFYIRSVLAVAKDLLGKLLIKTEGKKLLAGRIVEVEAYDGNIDQASHSFIGKTKRNEVMFNTGGCLYVYFTYGAHFCSNVVTGKKGYGSAVLIRAVEPLAGIDYMIINRFNRELKSEKELYNLTSGPGKVCKAFGFDSSYSGMDLTNSSVYLLDQPKLNQKKIGISKRIGITRSVDFPWRFFEIGNPYLSR
- a CDS encoding glycosyltransferase family 9 protein, with the protein product MNRSPENILIVRTDRIGDLVLTLPLAGLIKDKYPNARVCFLVRDYTKSLVENHPFIDEVIVLKQSRNNVVFFENLNLIKSKKFDTCIVVYPVFLIALILFFSGIKSRIGTGYRWYSFLFNKKMYEHRKNAEHHELEYNVNLLNKINIKNNVDEKNVRYDLNVDKSSLNAVEKILSDSQIELSKTFIVVHPGSGGSSLDLPSIKFAQLVKLLTEDGQQILITGTKEEKTLCEAVKADSIAVNLAGLFNLEELTALISLSFMFISNSTGPIHIAAALNKYVVGFYPKVISCSKERWAPYTCKKLIYEPSIDCNNCSIEQCKKLNCMESIDINKVFTDIKNVLNKNPEK
- a CDS encoding sigma-54 dependent transcriptional regulator, which gives rise to MTREEFKTRNGIIGKSKEINDLIDIIMQVAKSDISVLIFGESGAGKEVFAKAIHEFSNRSNKPMISVNCGAIPEGIIESELFGHVKGSFTGAVDSRKGYFEIANNSTLFLDEIGELPLTTQVKLLRAIETQEFMKLGAETVTKVDVRIIAATNKDLQKEVDARRFREDLYFRLKAVSLNIPPLRKRRPDIEELAKHFAKVYCINNKIDIPDFTNGALEILKNYSWPGNIRELKNTIETSIALNRSKTITEEMLSDLTSEFVDYNEQRNLPVFLKKSPEDVDRELMYRALFEIKKDILELKDLIVHRFNVEDYKKDSDGEDVLSIRELEKDAIIKALDRTKGSKRKAARLLNISERTLYRKLKEYDINEA